A genomic window from Pseudomonadota bacterium includes:
- a CDS encoding DUF4410 domain-containing protein, with the protein MKKLQILLLAFLAVTFFSACGGGGSERVTLREGVSGDIAVLSLGADTSGLNGDQVALLNQTLNWMDRDIIQALKRTGLQPKRIQSEGEFTRNGYLLKITITDHKMIPKGARFMAGMMAGADVLSAHYDLVDRNGQIVLAWDDTQASTKGGTYCAKTLNRNAAQKIADHLG; encoded by the coding sequence ATGAAAAAATTACAGATTCTTTTATTGGCTTTTCTGGCAGTCACCTTTTTCAGCGCTTGCGGAGGAGGCGGCTCCGAAAGGGTCACTCTCCGGGAGGGGGTGAGCGGGGATATTGCGGTACTCTCTTTGGGCGCTGACACGTCGGGACTGAATGGCGACCAGGTTGCCCTGCTCAATCAGACCCTGAACTGGATGGATCGCGACATCATCCAGGCCTTAAAAAGAACCGGGCTGCAGCCGAAGAGGATCCAGTCCGAGGGGGAATTCACCAGGAACGGCTACCTGCTGAAGATCACCATCACCGATCACAAGATGATCCCCAAGGGGGCCAGGTTCATGGCCGGGATGATGGCCGGCGCCGACGTACTCAGCGCCCATTACGATCTGGTCGATCGCAATGGCCAGATTGTGCTCGCCTGGGACGACACACAGGCCTCGACCAAGGGCGGCACATACTGCGCCAAGACCCTGAACCGCAACGCCGCCCAGAAGATTGCCGATCATCTGGGCTGA
- a CDS encoding radical SAM protein has protein sequence MKTSEPYRGFEQGPIRPPSEAASLLIRITRNCPWNRCTFCPVYKGEKFSLRPVDHVIRDIDTVRFYVAAIVAAERSGQSGPRRELARLSPGGGEGDLRALNAAFNFVANGMSSIFIQDGNSLILKPDEIIRILGHLRNAFPTVTRITSYARSHTIARISAPDLRRIAEAGLNRIHIGMESGSDKVLRMVNKGVDKKTHIAAGLKVKEAGIELSEYVMPGLGGKALSGEHARETADALNRINPDFIRFRALALPGDAPLTARYKEGNFDKMGEVDTAGELLLFLETLAGISSTIKSDHVLNLFPEIDGVLPDDKEKMMMPLRAFLQLDPEEQMLFCIGRRTQRFSRFIDLNNQQLRGYAREMCAELGATPENFDAVIEALMQQFI, from the coding sequence ATGAAAACCAGCGAACCATACCGCGGTTTTGAACAGGGACCGATCCGCCCGCCGAGCGAGGCGGCAAGCCTCTTGATCAGAATCACCCGTAATTGCCCCTGGAACCGCTGCACCTTCTGCCCCGTATACAAGGGTGAAAAATTCAGCCTGCGTCCGGTGGACCACGTAATCCGGGACATTGATACCGTCCGTTTTTATGTTGCGGCGATTGTCGCCGCCGAAAGGTCCGGACAATCCGGTCCCCGAAGAGAACTTGCCCGGCTCTCACCTGGTGGAGGGGAGGGGGACCTCCGGGCCCTCAATGCAGCATTCAATTTCGTCGCCAACGGGATGAGTTCGATCTTCATCCAGGACGGCAACAGCCTGATCCTCAAACCGGACGAGATCATCCGGATCCTGGGTCATCTCAGAAACGCTTTTCCGACAGTCACCCGGATCACCTCCTATGCCCGGTCGCACACCATCGCCAGAATAAGCGCTCCCGACTTGCGCCGGATCGCCGAGGCTGGTCTGAACCGGATCCATATCGGGATGGAATCCGGCTCGGACAAGGTCCTCCGGATGGTGAACAAGGGGGTCGACAAAAAAACGCATATCGCGGCAGGACTGAAAGTGAAAGAGGCCGGGATCGAGTTGTCGGAATACGTGATGCCGGGTCTTGGCGGAAAAGCATTATCCGGGGAGCACGCACGGGAAACGGCCGATGCCCTGAACCGGATCAATCCGGATTTTATCCGGTTTCGCGCCCTTGCCCTGCCCGGTGACGCGCCGCTCACCGCCCGGTATAAAGAAGGCAACTTCGATAAAATGGGCGAGGTTGATACCGCCGGGGAACTCCTTCTTTTCCTGGAAACACTGGCCGGGATCAGCAGCACGATAAAAAGTGATCATGTGCTGAACCTTTTTCCCGAAATCGACGGGGTGCTTCCCGATGACAAGGAGAAGATGATGATGCCTCTCCGCGCGTTCCTGCAACTTGACCCAGAGGAGCAGATGCTGTTCTGTATCGGCCGGAGAACCCAGAGGTTTTCAAGGTTCATTGATTTGAATAACCAGCAACTCCGCGGGTACGCCCGGGAAATGTGCGCAGAACTTGGTGCAACGCCGGAAAACTTCGATGCGGTCATTGAGGCGCTGATGCAGCAGTTTATTTAG